In Treponema sp. OMZ 798, the following proteins share a genomic window:
- a CDS encoding type II toxin-antitoxin system VapC family toxin, whose product MKILLDTHILIWLHQNDKRLSQKARKIILNPQNDIFYSSINIWEAQLKHLKYPDSFQFSGEHLDKLSLKANLSCLYVKPNHVTALGTLTYSKKAPKIHNDPFDRILICQAKVENMFLMTHDALIPYYDENFIISV is encoded by the coding sequence ATGAAAATCTTATTAGATACACATATTTTAATATGGCTGCACCAAAATGATAAAAGACTTTCTCAAAAAGCTAGAAAAATTATACTAAATCCTCAAAATGACATTTTTTATAGCTCAATAAATATTTGGGAAGCTCAACTTAAACATTTAAAATATCCTGATTCTTTTCAATTTTCAGGAGAACATTTGGATAAACTAAGCCTTAAAGCAAATTTATCTTGCCTATATGTAAAACCAAATCATGTAACTGCACTTGGAACACTTACTTATTCTAAAAAGGCACCAAAAATACATAACGATCCATTTGATCGCATATTAATTTGCCAAGCAAAGGTAGAAAATATGTTTCTCATGACTCATGATGCATTGATTCCATATTATGATGAAAATTTTATCATATCCGTGTAA
- a CDS encoding DUF2281 domain-containing protein, protein MSYSALEKELKTLPEEYLESVAEYIELLKYKISFLNQNQLSKKIPIIGLAEGKFPTPDDINAYDDEIIDMFGEYI, encoded by the coding sequence ATGAGTTATAGTGCATTAGAAAAAGAATTGAAAACACTGCCCGAAGAATACCTTGAATCTGTGGCAGAATATATTGAACTATTAAAGTATAAGATTTCCTTTTTAAATCAAAATCAGCTTTCAAAAAAAATTCCTATTATAGGACTTGCAGAGGGAAAATTCCCCACGCCTGATGACATAAATGCATATGATGACGAAATAATTGATATGTTCGGGGAATACATATGA